Proteins encoded by one window of Candidatus Sumerlaea chitinivorans:
- a CDS encoding Transglutaminase-like enzyme has product MLAEAIELRQRGEFEKATSLLRHWLDETTATASAEERRAAEFEIERMRRIRLDYKRSAEEVFEGIRKRVPDFSREEFERLERDGHFDVQVIDGRKVFMNSSVSNIFLRVPELRARDRSRKPDLTYRKLYDHARRVKEAHRLTRDFLVLPQDFMVTYTLTVKANAAPAGALVRCWMPYVRMFPFQSDAYILGTDPTDYLVAPPEYPHRTIYLEKRAEKDVPTRFQVRFIYRCWARASEVDPAKVQPYRKDGPEYAYYAADRKPHLDLSNELLRKLNSEIVGGETNPYLIARRIYDWIAQNTIYQYAREYSTLDNISHYVASRRAGDCGQHGMLFIALCRMNGIPARWQSGWESFDARGNNMHDWCEFYVEPYGWLPADPDMAVNLVHYAQDVLSETEIRELCDFMFGSMDHFRLATNCDFGMPLYPPKEDFRSETVDFQRGEVEADGKNLYFDQWNWNMEIEPIPPERAAELARQYVPPLTPSGPTPQEGESATSGPAVAPAATDQTTSGAQTSSDPAMSAPMS; this is encoded by the coding sequence GTGCTTGCCGAGGCAATCGAATTGCGCCAGCGAGGGGAGTTTGAGAAAGCGACTTCCCTGCTGAGGCACTGGTTGGACGAGACTACGGCGACCGCAAGCGCGGAAGAACGGCGGGCGGCTGAGTTTGAAATCGAGCGCATGCGCCGCATTCGGCTCGATTACAAGCGTAGCGCGGAAGAGGTTTTCGAGGGCATTCGCAAGCGTGTGCCAGATTTCAGCCGCGAAGAATTCGAGCGGTTGGAGCGCGACGGGCATTTTGATGTCCAAGTGATTGACGGTCGCAAGGTGTTCATGAACTCGAGTGTCTCGAACATCTTCCTGCGGGTGCCCGAGCTTCGAGCACGCGATCGCTCGCGCAAGCCCGATCTTACGTACCGTAAGCTTTATGACCACGCGCGCCGAGTCAAAGAGGCGCACCGGCTCACGCGCGACTTTCTTGTCCTGCCGCAGGATTTCATGGTCACTTACACTCTGACGGTGAAAGCGAACGCGGCGCCGGCAGGGGCGTTGGTGCGCTGCTGGATGCCCTACGTGCGAATGTTCCCCTTCCAGAGCGACGCCTATATCTTAGGCACGGATCCAACCGATTACCTCGTTGCCCCCCCAGAGTATCCTCACCGGACAATTTATCTTGAGAAACGGGCGGAGAAGGACGTGCCAACGCGGTTTCAGGTCCGCTTTATCTATCGGTGCTGGGCGCGGGCGAGCGAGGTGGACCCGGCAAAGGTCCAGCCTTACCGCAAGGATGGGCCAGAGTACGCGTACTATGCGGCGGACCGCAAGCCACACCTCGATTTGTCCAATGAGCTTCTGCGGAAACTGAATTCGGAGATTGTGGGCGGGGAGACAAACCCGTATCTCATCGCACGCCGTATCTACGACTGGATTGCCCAGAACACGATCTACCAGTACGCCCGCGAGTACTCGACGCTGGATAACATTTCGCACTATGTCGCGTCGCGTCGCGCTGGAGATTGTGGCCAACACGGCATGCTATTTATCGCGCTCTGCAGGATGAACGGGATTCCCGCGCGCTGGCAATCGGGCTGGGAGAGCTTTGACGCGCGCGGCAATAATATGCACGACTGGTGCGAATTCTACGTGGAGCCCTATGGCTGGTTGCCCGCAGACCCCGACATGGCGGTGAACCTTGTGCATTATGCGCAGGACGTCTTGAGCGAGACGGAAATTCGCGAACTGTGCGACTTCATGTTTGGGAGCATGGACCACTTCCGCCTTGCGACGAACTGCGATTTCGGCATGCCGCTCTACCCCCCGAAGGAGGATTTCCGCAGTGAAACGGTGGACTTCCAGCGCGGGGAGGTCGAGGCCGACGGCAAGAACTTGTACTTTGATCAATGGAATTGGAATATGGAAATTGAGCCAATTCCGCCAGAACGAGCAGCCGAATTGGCCCGCCAATATGTGCCGCCACTGACACCTTCGGGGCCCACGCCACAAGAGGGCGAGAGTGCAACCAGCGGGCCTGCCGTGGCGCCTGCAGCCACCGATCAAACGACGAGCGGCGCTCAAACGAGCTCCGATCCAGCCATGAGCGCACCGATGTCATGA
- a CDS encoding dCMP deaminase yields MTDPQDVQKFLEDENRRAEEAGRKLEGKGRVGWHHYFMNIAHVVASRSTCDRKHVGAVIVRDKNILSTGYNGSIRGLPHCDDVGHDMVGGHCVRTVHAEANAIIQAARHGVRIEGADIYTTASPCWECFKLIANAGIRRVFYGEFYREQKVFEVAQQLGIELIKIE; encoded by the coding sequence ATGACCGATCCGCAGGACGTCCAGAAGTTCTTGGAGGATGAAAACCGCCGCGCCGAAGAAGCGGGGCGTAAGCTCGAGGGCAAAGGGCGCGTCGGCTGGCATCACTATTTTATGAACATTGCGCATGTGGTGGCTTCGCGCTCGACGTGCGACCGCAAGCACGTGGGGGCGGTGATCGTGCGTGACAAGAACATATTATCCACGGGCTACAACGGTTCCATTCGCGGACTGCCCCATTGCGACGACGTCGGGCACGACATGGTGGGAGGCCACTGCGTGCGCACCGTCCACGCTGAGGCAAACGCCATCATTCAAGCCGCGCGTCATGGCGTGCGCATCGAAGGCGCAGACATCTATACCACGGCCAGCCCATGCTGGGAATGTTTCAAGCTGATCGCGAACGCTGGAATCCGACGAGTGTTCTACGGGGAGTTCTACCGCGAGCAGAAAGTGTTCGAGGTTGCGCAGCAGCTTGGCATTGAACTCATCAAGATTGAGTGA
- a CDS encoding Electron transfer flavoprotein-ubiquinone oxidoreductase, whose protein sequence is MESVGEVAVAPVERMRMDVDIVCVGFGPATAGFLTRLDRELTDEHGAPRFESRAVPGMPLQVICYERADDIGFGVSGVVTRARAIRAAFPNTDLTKEVPFATPVRHEEVYYLLDPIGASRRSRTLRIADRLIRATRGFGLLRDDALRLPWIPPFLRKHDGLLLAIGQFNQWVGSQIMGRGNVQIWPATPVEKPIVEDNRVVGVQLVDQGTDRAGNPDANYMPGMEIRAALTVIGDGPVGPVGRALDEHFGLPEGHSRTEWAVGMKVVIDLPPACALQPGTVIHTFGYPEPEIFGFLYVYEGGVASAGIFVPSWLDHPARTAYRYLQHWLMHPALWKHVQGGSLRSFGAKTLFESGRRGEPYLVGDGYARIGEGSGSTNVLTGSGVDEAWLTGELLAEAVLDLLRQNRPFTRENLERAYVRRRRASWLEREARIAEKSRDGFTRGFVAGLIGMGLTGLTKGLLNMPGRHRPPAKRIPSLEEYYRGKISPPELEEIRARCAAEGKPLHDALMDRVGWPPIPFDGKLLVSHQDALLIGGKVQAPPGYRDHVMFLRRNLCEQCRTRVCIEMCSGQAIMPGEEGGPPAFDREKCVHCGACLWNCAQSDPENPELGNIRFLAGAGGLHSAEN, encoded by the coding sequence ATGGAAAGTGTTGGAGAGGTTGCAGTTGCCCCCGTTGAGCGCATGCGCATGGACGTGGACATCGTGTGCGTGGGGTTTGGCCCTGCGACGGCGGGCTTTCTCACGCGCTTGGATCGGGAGCTGACGGACGAGCATGGTGCGCCGCGTTTTGAAAGCCGAGCCGTGCCCGGCATGCCGCTGCAGGTAATCTGCTACGAGCGGGCCGACGATATCGGCTTTGGCGTCTCGGGAGTGGTGACGCGCGCGCGGGCGATTCGCGCCGCTTTTCCGAACACGGACCTGACGAAAGAAGTGCCCTTTGCGACGCCGGTGCGCCATGAGGAAGTGTACTACCTGCTGGATCCAATTGGCGCAAGTCGCCGCTCGCGAACCTTGCGGATTGCGGACCGCCTGATTCGGGCGACGCGGGGTTTCGGGCTTCTGCGGGACGATGCGCTTCGGCTTCCTTGGATTCCTCCCTTCCTGCGCAAACACGACGGGCTGCTATTGGCGATCGGGCAGTTCAATCAGTGGGTCGGTTCGCAAATCATGGGGCGCGGTAACGTGCAGATCTGGCCGGCTACGCCCGTGGAGAAGCCGATCGTGGAGGACAACCGCGTCGTGGGCGTGCAGCTTGTGGATCAGGGGACCGATCGCGCGGGGAATCCGGATGCGAATTACATGCCAGGAATGGAGATTCGGGCGGCGCTTACCGTGATCGGTGATGGGCCCGTGGGGCCGGTCGGACGCGCTCTGGATGAGCACTTTGGCCTGCCCGAGGGCCACTCACGCACGGAATGGGCGGTGGGGATGAAGGTGGTCATTGACTTGCCGCCTGCGTGCGCGCTTCAGCCAGGAACGGTCATCCACACGTTTGGTTATCCTGAGCCTGAGATCTTTGGCTTCCTCTACGTGTACGAAGGTGGCGTTGCCAGCGCGGGGATTTTTGTGCCGTCGTGGCTCGATCACCCTGCGCGGACGGCGTACCGCTACCTCCAGCACTGGCTGATGCATCCGGCTCTGTGGAAACACGTACAAGGTGGCTCGCTTCGAAGCTTCGGGGCTAAGACGCTTTTCGAGAGTGGCCGGCGCGGCGAGCCATATCTGGTCGGCGATGGCTATGCGCGTATCGGTGAGGGGTCGGGCAGCACGAACGTGCTCACGGGCAGTGGCGTGGACGAGGCGTGGCTGACGGGCGAGTTGCTTGCCGAGGCGGTTCTGGATCTCCTGCGGCAAAATCGTCCCTTCACGCGCGAGAATCTGGAGCGCGCCTACGTTCGGCGTCGGCGGGCAAGCTGGCTTGAGCGCGAAGCCCGCATCGCAGAGAAAAGCCGAGATGGCTTCACCCGCGGATTCGTGGCCGGGCTCATTGGCATGGGACTGACGGGTCTGACGAAAGGCTTGCTGAACATGCCGGGGCGTCACCGCCCGCCCGCGAAACGGATTCCTTCACTGGAAGAGTACTACCGTGGAAAAATCTCGCCGCCCGAACTCGAGGAGATCCGTGCGCGATGTGCGGCTGAGGGCAAGCCGCTTCACGACGCGCTCATGGACCGCGTCGGCTGGCCACCCATCCCATTCGATGGGAAGTTGCTGGTCTCTCATCAGGATGCCCTGCTCATCGGGGGAAAGGTGCAGGCGCCGCCCGGTTACCGCGACCACGTGATGTTCCTGCGCCGAAATCTCTGCGAGCAATGCCGCACGCGCGTTTGCATTGAAATGTGCTCGGGGCAAGCGATCATGCCGGGCGAAGAGGGCGGCCCCCCAGCGTTCGACCGCGAGAAGTGCGTGCATTGCGGGGCGTGCCTATGGAATTGCGCGCAATCGGATCCTGAAAACCCGGAGCTGGGCAACATTCGATTCCTTGCCGGCGCCGGTGGGCTCCACTCGGCCGAAAATTGA
- a CDS encoding Butyryl-CoA dehydrogenase, which yields MTQPVEQPEKQTRETLRTLPGDDVRQIMWRFADRYDLQMLVQSTRAVARGPVARLVAAGGRNTHDWTREKEELLRHFDESGITAAFLEPEYGGFIEGPKNLATALIAFELAWVDAGAATCSLASNLALAPIHERGTPEQNAHYQRAMAPAQPGEDRKPMRGAFALTEPIPFVGVDTGVLAGRVSIAKWEEGQEPILQVEKRGRFITNMGYANYVTAAVETADPRIKSSCMVIIEETDPGIFDRGTPTKKLVHQLSSTNDPVISVQVPASRIIGGYDIKDGVIVPRYNHSEIIEAVFRRTRVTVAVMTAAKLLSAVEPIIRYQRQRFRGGNVGPGSPRYDLGLQGKEDAVHRLVDVWAMGEAATSLGFAAARAFDVFDPLERQKNELLAARGIRGGRAEMKALREVEKKALELIEMEALPAEKRNAARYEELKNDPLVQYVLLDAETNVLCPASKLWCGFGANAMRDAVSLMGGYGITEDCPGFLGQKWMDAQLEATYEGPEAVQRRQLSVTMTSPVFLALFKLWTRQMREIAARRPGTGACTLATAMTMWLWTLQHLTQARDANGNVLYQSARQGVTFPLADALAWLLASRQQILDVLELEAKGPECPTLAEGLAGYVNFFTDLCHVQAARAAGECARICAELVHGYNRHPAWDDENIECGCYHEAELEDLEGVIPGLESGAEEEHAILDEAVRPCKAGPCVRFDGLEQFERMRIKLDGCLTGCRLAKERAAEAVTQVMIPEALDYPA from the coding sequence ATGACGCAACCTGTTGAGCAACCTGAGAAACAGACGCGAGAGACGCTTCGCACCCTGCCGGGCGACGATGTGCGCCAAATCATGTGGCGCTTTGCCGACCGCTATGACTTGCAAATGCTCGTGCAATCCACCCGCGCCGTTGCGCGTGGGCCAGTAGCGCGCCTTGTGGCGGCCGGTGGGCGCAACACCCATGATTGGACGCGCGAAAAAGAGGAACTCTTGCGGCACTTTGACGAGTCTGGCATTACCGCTGCGTTCCTCGAGCCGGAGTACGGAGGGTTCATCGAAGGGCCAAAGAACTTAGCCACAGCGCTCATCGCTTTCGAGCTCGCGTGGGTGGACGCGGGCGCAGCAACCTGCAGCCTCGCCAGCAATCTGGCTTTGGCGCCCATCCACGAGCGCGGAACGCCTGAGCAAAACGCCCACTATCAGCGTGCGATGGCGCCGGCGCAACCCGGCGAGGATCGCAAGCCCATGCGCGGGGCCTTCGCTCTCACGGAGCCAATCCCGTTTGTCGGAGTGGACACAGGGGTGTTGGCGGGTCGCGTCAGCATTGCAAAGTGGGAAGAAGGCCAAGAGCCGATCCTTCAGGTGGAAAAACGCGGCCGCTTTATCACGAATATGGGCTACGCAAATTATGTGACGGCGGCGGTGGAGACGGCAGACCCGCGGATCAAGTCCTCCTGTATGGTGATCATCGAGGAAACCGACCCCGGCATTTTTGACCGCGGTACGCCCACCAAGAAGCTCGTGCATCAACTGTCGTCCACGAACGATCCCGTGATTAGCGTGCAGGTGCCGGCAAGCCGCATCATCGGTGGATACGACATCAAGGATGGCGTGATTGTGCCGCGCTACAATCACAGCGAGATCATTGAAGCGGTATTTCGGCGCACGCGTGTGACGGTGGCGGTGATGACGGCGGCCAAGCTACTGTCGGCGGTGGAGCCGATTATCCGGTACCAGCGGCAGCGCTTCCGCGGCGGCAATGTTGGCCCCGGCTCACCCCGCTATGATTTGGGTCTGCAGGGTAAGGAGGACGCGGTGCATCGCCTCGTGGACGTGTGGGCGATGGGCGAGGCGGCCACCAGTTTGGGCTTTGCGGCTGCGCGGGCTTTTGACGTTTTTGATCCACTCGAGCGCCAAAAGAACGAACTGCTTGCGGCGCGCGGGATTCGCGGCGGACGCGCGGAGATGAAAGCCTTGCGCGAGGTCGAGAAGAAGGCGCTGGAACTCATCGAAATGGAAGCTTTGCCGGCAGAAAAGCGCAATGCGGCGCGCTACGAAGAGCTCAAGAATGACCCGCTCGTGCAATACGTGTTGCTCGACGCCGAGACAAACGTCCTGTGCCCAGCTTCCAAATTGTGGTGTGGGTTTGGCGCCAATGCCATGCGCGATGCCGTGAGCCTAATGGGTGGTTACGGCATCACTGAGGATTGCCCGGGTTTCCTTGGCCAGAAGTGGATGGATGCCCAGTTGGAGGCGACCTACGAGGGACCGGAAGCGGTCCAGCGGCGGCAACTGTCCGTGACGATGACCTCGCCGGTGTTCCTTGCACTGTTCAAGCTGTGGACTCGCCAGATGCGTGAAATTGCGGCGCGTCGGCCCGGAACGGGTGCGTGCACGCTGGCGACAGCGATGACGATGTGGCTGTGGACATTGCAGCACCTGACGCAGGCGCGCGATGCGAATGGCAACGTTTTGTATCAGAGCGCGCGTCAGGGAGTGACCTTCCCGCTTGCGGACGCCTTGGCGTGGCTGCTGGCCTCGCGCCAGCAAATCCTTGACGTGCTCGAGCTCGAAGCCAAGGGGCCGGAGTGCCCGACCTTGGCCGAGGGACTTGCCGGCTACGTGAACTTCTTCACGGATCTGTGCCACGTTCAGGCAGCACGCGCTGCAGGCGAATGTGCGCGCATCTGTGCCGAGCTTGTGCATGGCTACAACCGCCATCCTGCGTGGGACGATGAAAACATCGAGTGCGGCTGCTACCACGAGGCGGAACTCGAGGACCTCGAGGGTGTGATCCCCGGCTTGGAAAGCGGGGCTGAGGAAGAGCACGCAATTTTGGATGAGGCGGTGCGTCCGTGCAAAGCGGGGCCCTGCGTGCGCTTCGACGGGCTGGAGCAATTTGAACGCATGCGCATCAAGCTCGATGGGTGTCTCACGGGGTGCCGCCTTGCCAAGGAACGGGCCGCTGAGGCAGTGACGCAGGTCATGATTCCCGAAGCTCTCGACTATCCGGCATAA
- a CDS encoding Orotate phosphoribosyltransferase, whose amino-acid sequence MNRKRIEVVPVEKALRLLRECGALMSGHFLLSSGLHSPEYFQCARLLELPRVGEQIAEAMAEAVRVWGAHTVLSPALGGILIGYELARQLGVRNIFAERPEGRFELRRGFRLEEGERVLIAENVITTGGSVLEVAELARAAGADVVGYAVIVDRSGGRFAPPEPVAAYLRTEAITWPPHECPLCAKGEPVVKPGSRK is encoded by the coding sequence GTGAACCGAAAACGCATAGAAGTCGTGCCAGTGGAGAAAGCGCTGCGCTTGTTGCGTGAGTGCGGCGCCTTGATGTCGGGCCATTTTCTCCTGAGCTCGGGACTCCACAGCCCTGAGTATTTCCAGTGCGCGCGGTTGCTGGAGCTGCCGCGTGTGGGTGAGCAAATTGCTGAGGCGATGGCGGAGGCGGTTCGCGTGTGGGGAGCGCACACGGTCCTGAGCCCCGCGTTGGGCGGCATCCTCATTGGCTATGAGCTCGCGCGCCAGCTTGGCGTGCGGAACATCTTTGCGGAGCGTCCGGAGGGCCGTTTCGAACTTCGGCGGGGCTTCCGGCTCGAAGAGGGGGAGCGCGTGCTTATCGCTGAAAACGTGATTACCACCGGCGGCAGTGTGCTGGAGGTGGCTGAGCTGGCCCGCGCCGCCGGCGCCGACGTCGTGGGCTACGCGGTCATTGTGGATCGCTCGGGTGGGCGCTTCGCTCCCCCCGAACCCGTGGCTGCCTACCTGAGGACAGAAGCGATCACGTGGCCTCCGCACGAGTGCCCGCTGTGCGCAAAAGGGGAGCCTGTCGTAAAGCCGGGAAGCCGAAAATAG
- a CDS encoding Dihydrolipoamide dehydrogenase of 2-oxoglutarate dehydrogenase: MSETTPFDVIVIGAGPGGYVAAIRAAQLGFRVALIEKETTLGGTCLNVGCIPSKALLDSSEWFWHAKESLKSHGIEVGEVRLNLPTMMARKAKVVEELTRGIAGLMKKNGVTVVRGVGRLLGGMRVGVRSTDGSEQELTAAKAILLATGSVPIEIPTAPFDGSVIVSSTEALSFEEVPEHLVVVGAGFIGLELGSVWRRLGAKVTVVEMLPQIVPMMDREVGDALFRSLQRLGFRFEMGAKVLSASAVEGGAVVEIEKSDGTRESIACSKVLVSVGRRPYTDGLGLEAAGVELDERRRVKVDDHYRTTAPGIYAIGDLIAGPMLAHKAEEEGVAWAEILAGQGGHVNYDAIPGVVYTWPEAAYVGLTEEQARERYGDEVRVGKFPFAANGRAKAMGERDGFVKVIAGPRGRLLGVHIFGPRASDLIAEAVVAMEFGGTAEDLARTCHAHPTLPEAVKEAALAAEGRVIHF; this comes from the coding sequence ATGAGCGAGACAACCCCCTTCGACGTCATTGTTATCGGTGCGGGCCCGGGCGGTTACGTGGCTGCAATTCGCGCAGCCCAACTTGGATTCCGCGTGGCATTGATCGAGAAAGAGACGACCCTCGGCGGCACGTGTCTGAACGTGGGCTGCATCCCGAGCAAGGCGCTTCTCGATTCAAGCGAGTGGTTCTGGCATGCGAAGGAATCGCTGAAGAGTCACGGCATCGAAGTGGGGGAGGTCCGGCTCAATTTGCCCACCATGATGGCGCGCAAGGCCAAAGTCGTCGAGGAGCTCACGCGCGGAATTGCCGGCCTGATGAAGAAGAATGGCGTCACGGTGGTGCGTGGCGTGGGGCGGCTGTTAGGCGGGATGCGCGTGGGAGTTCGTTCCACGGATGGCAGCGAGCAAGAGCTGACCGCGGCGAAGGCCATTCTGCTGGCGACCGGCAGCGTGCCGATCGAGATCCCGACGGCGCCATTTGACGGCTCGGTGATTGTGAGCTCAACCGAGGCATTGAGCTTTGAGGAAGTTCCTGAGCACCTCGTGGTGGTCGGCGCCGGCTTCATTGGCCTTGAGCTGGGCAGCGTGTGGCGGCGCTTGGGGGCCAAGGTGACAGTGGTGGAGATGCTGCCACAGATCGTCCCGATGATGGATCGCGAAGTCGGCGATGCGCTCTTTCGCTCCCTGCAGCGACTCGGTTTTCGTTTCGAGATGGGCGCGAAAGTTCTCAGCGCAAGCGCGGTGGAGGGCGGCGCGGTGGTCGAGATCGAGAAATCGGATGGCACACGCGAAAGCATCGCGTGCTCGAAGGTACTGGTGTCCGTAGGGCGGCGTCCGTACACCGACGGGTTGGGGCTGGAGGCTGCCGGCGTCGAGCTCGATGAACGGCGTCGAGTGAAGGTGGACGACCACTACCGCACGACCGCCCCGGGCATTTATGCGATTGGAGACCTCATTGCCGGACCGATGTTGGCGCACAAGGCCGAAGAAGAGGGCGTCGCGTGGGCCGAGATTTTGGCTGGGCAGGGTGGACATGTGAACTATGATGCGATCCCGGGCGTTGTGTACACGTGGCCCGAGGCGGCATACGTCGGCTTGACCGAAGAACAGGCGCGCGAGCGCTATGGCGACGAAGTGCGGGTGGGAAAGTTCCCCTTCGCGGCAAACGGCCGGGCGAAGGCGATGGGCGAGCGCGACGGCTTTGTGAAGGTGATTGCAGGTCCGCGAGGACGCTTATTGGGTGTGCACATCTTTGGGCCGCGCGCTTCCGATCTCATCGCGGAGGCTGTCGTGGCGATGGAGTTCGGCGGCACGGCAGAGGATCTTGCTCGCACGTGCCACGCGCATCCGACACTACCCGAGGCCGTGAAAGAGGCGGCCCTCGCGGCCGAGGGACGGGTGATCCACTTTTAG